One Triplophysa rosa linkage group LG9, Trosa_1v2, whole genome shotgun sequence genomic window carries:
- the ftr14l gene encoding tripartite motif-containing protein 16 has protein sequence MSRSSTAGQSRYSTLEKPRKSGTYGRYTTSRPSSLNSNRDVLCDFCLARKNKAEKSCLTCLTSLCETHLQAHYEYPALMKHKLVAATGHLREKICAEHDKLFEVFCRSDQACVCVLCIMEEHKKHDIVSAAAERTEKQKELGAKLMSSQQKIEEKVKKWQNLSQAVTSLKQSSQSVLDENERIFAELLRALERRYTDVKEMIRARETLLVSHAERHKDRLEEEITLLRKKHNDLEQLSHSDDHIHFLQSWQSLSAPTGYEDLSKVTLAPHHTFDNAKKAIAELKAQLEDISKEELNKISSAVKEVQILQTGEPLKREEFLENFCQLSLDASTAHPNLHLSERNRVVQMSNDAMSYPEHPDRFDTWQQVLCKEGLAGGRYYWEVDWTGSEIDIALTYKGIQRKGNDNVGSFGWNDMSWSLYCSESKFSFVHNSKSTTLSVPKSSRIGVYLDYGTGTVAFYSVNDNMKLLHTVHVKFTEPVYPGFGIWGYGTAVRL, from the exons ATGTCTCGGAGCAGTACAGCAGGCCAAAGCCGATACAGCACTCTGGAGAAACCCAGAAAGTCGGGAACCTATGGCAGATACACCACTTCCAGACCTAGCAGCCTGAACAGCAACAGAGACGTGTTGTGTGATTTCTGTCTGGCTAGGAAGAATAAAGCAGAGAAGTCATGCCTGACATGCTTAACATCACTGTGTGAAACTCATCTTCAGGCGCATTATGAGTATCCCGCTCTCATGAAACACAAGCTGGTGGCGGCAACGGGGCATCTCCGCGAGAAGATCTGTGCAGAACATGATAAACTTTTCGAGGTTTTCTGCCGTTCCGACcaagcgtgtgtttgtgttttgtgcatCATGGAggaacacaaaaaacatgatattgTTTCAGCTGCAGCCGAAAGGACTGAAAAGCAG AAAGAGCTTGGGGCCAAACTGATGTCATCACAGCAAAAAATTGAGGAAAAAGTGAAGAAATGGCAAAATCTCAGTCAAGCAGTGACATCCTTAAAA CAATCTTCTCAGAGTGTGCTGGATGAAAATGAGCGGATTTTCGCTGAGCTGTTGCGTGCTCTCGAGAGGAGGTATACAGACGTGAAGGAGATGATCCGAGCCCGGGAAACACTTCTAGTGTCACATGCAGAGAGACACAAGGACAGACTGGAGGAGGAGATTACACTGCTgaggaaaaaacacaatgatCTGGAGCAGCTGTCCCACTCTGATGATCACATCCATTTCTTACAG AGCTGGCAGTCTCTCTCTGCTCCTACTGGATATGAAGATTTGTCCAAGGTGACATTAGCTCCACACCACACTTTTGACAATGCAAAGAAGGCCATTGCTGAACTTAAAGCGCAACTGGAAGACATAAGCAAAGAAGAACTGAACAAAATCTCTTCAGCAG TTAAGGAGGTTCAAATTCTACAGACTGGGGAGCCACTTAAAAGGGAGGAGTTCCTAGAAA ATTTCTGCCAGCTTTCACTAGATGCCTCAACAGCTCACCCAAACCTGCACCTGTCTGAGAGAAACAGAGTGGTACAGATGAGTAATGACGCAATGTCGTATCCTGAGCACCCTGATCGCTTCGACACCTGGCAGCAGGTTCTCTGTAAGGAAGGTCTGGCCGGTGGTCGCTACTACTGGGAAGTGGATTGGACTGGCTCAGAAATAGATATTGCTTTGACTTACAAGGGCATTCAGAGGAAAGGCAATGATAATGTTGGCAGCTTTGGATGGAATGACATGTCGTGGAGTTTGTACTGCTCTGAATCTAAGTTCTCCTTTGTACACAACAGCAAAAGCACAACTCTATCTGTCCCCAAATCCTCCAGGATAGGAGTGTATTTAGACTACGGGACTGGAACTGTGGCTTTTTATAGTGTGAATGACAATATGAAACTTCTTCACACGGTTCATGTTAAGTTTACTGAGCCCGTCTATCCTGGGTTTGGAATCTGGGGATATGGAACTGCTGTAAGACTGTAA